The following are from one region of the Quadrisphaera setariae genome:
- a CDS encoding ATP-binding cassette domain-containing protein → MEVLRVRGLTASSDGRALLRGVDLDVLAAGSPGARTAVVGASGSGKSLTASAVLGRVPRGVRVRGSVRVCGQEVLAVPPQRRDGGSRPSSVGQDPSRALHPLVAVGAQVAAPLRALGRGRRAAHREALELLAAVGLPGARTAAARPAELSGGQRQRVCLAVALARPGPLLVADEPTTALDVVTQTGVVELLRERTGGPGQPALLFITHDLAVAAALCDRVVVLQDGRAAETTGAAQLLSGASSAAGRGLVAAARRAERALPPLALAGGSR, encoded by the coding sequence GTGGAGGTGCTGCGGGTCCGTGGACTGACGGCCTCTTCCGACGGTCGCGCGCTGCTGCGCGGCGTCGACCTGGACGTGCTCGCAGCGGGCTCGCCGGGTGCCCGCACCGCGGTGGTCGGCGCGTCCGGATCCGGCAAGTCCCTCACCGCGTCCGCCGTGCTGGGGAGGGTCCCCCGAGGCGTGCGCGTCCGCGGGTCGGTGCGGGTCTGCGGACAGGAGGTCCTCGCCGTCCCGCCCCAGCGCCGCGACGGCGGGAGCCGACCGAGCAGCGTCGGACAGGACCCCTCGCGCGCCCTGCACCCGCTGGTCGCCGTGGGAGCCCAGGTCGCCGCGCCCCTGCGGGCGCTGGGGCGCGGTCGACGCGCCGCCCACCGCGAGGCCCTCGAGCTGCTCGCCGCCGTGGGCCTGCCCGGAGCCCGCACCGCCGCCGCCCGGCCCGCTGAGCTCTCCGGCGGCCAGCGCCAGCGGGTCTGCCTCGCCGTGGCGCTCGCCCGCCCCGGGCCGCTGCTCGTGGCGGACGAGCCCACCACCGCCCTCGACGTCGTCACGCAGACCGGTGTGGTGGAGCTCCTGCGCGAGCGCACGGGCGGCCCGGGGCAGCCCGCGCTCCTCTTCATCACCCACGACCTCGCCGTCGCCGCCGCGCTGTGCGACCGCGTGGTGGTGCTCCAGGACGGACGCGCTGCCGAGACCACCGGGGCCGCGCAGCTGCTCTCCGGAGCCAGCAGCGCTGCGGGACGAGGCCTGGTGGCCGCGGCGCGGCGCGCGGAGCGGGCGCTGCCGCCGCTCGCGCTGGCGGGCGGCTCCCGATGA
- a CDS encoding ABC transporter ATP-binding protein, producing the protein MPGLVLSARGLVHRYRTPAGLRTVLDGVDLDVREGESLALLGRSGAGKSTLLRVLLALEAPDAGTVSALSPDGAVDPVHDAVEGAALRPVRPHWRSGALRWYRRLVQHVPQDSAASLDPRLTALQAVEQPLVRLGLHRAGSSAARERAAECLEDVGVGAVLHGHRPRQLSGGQAQRVAIARALAPRPALVLADEPVSGLDAPLRAHVLDALARARRTTTLVVVSHDLAAVAALCERTAVVHAGRLVEDRLTRDVLTDPRHEAARELVDALPRLPSSSAPLPSSAPLPSSREDSPHLT; encoded by the coding sequence GTGCCTGGTCTCGTGCTCAGCGCGCGCGGGCTGGTGCACCGGTACCGCACCCCTGCCGGCCTGCGGACCGTGCTGGACGGGGTCGACCTGGACGTCCGGGAGGGGGAGTCGCTCGCGCTCCTCGGGCGCTCCGGTGCGGGCAAGTCGACCCTCCTGCGGGTGCTGCTCGCACTGGAGGCCCCCGACGCCGGCACCGTCAGCGCGCTCAGCCCCGACGGCGCCGTCGACCCGGTGCACGACGCGGTGGAGGGTGCGGCGCTGAGGCCGGTCAGGCCCCACTGGCGCAGCGGCGCCCTGCGCTGGTACCGGCGGCTGGTCCAGCACGTCCCGCAGGACAGCGCCGCCAGCCTCGACCCCCGGCTGACCGCGCTGCAGGCCGTCGAGCAGCCGCTGGTGAGGCTGGGCCTGCACCGGGCTGGCAGCTCAGCGGCCCGTGAGCGCGCCGCGGAGTGCCTCGAGGACGTCGGAGTGGGCGCCGTGCTCCACGGCCACCGGCCCCGCCAGCTCTCCGGGGGCCAGGCCCAGCGCGTCGCGATCGCCCGGGCCCTGGCCCCCCGGCCCGCGCTCGTCCTGGCCGATGAACCCGTCAGCGGACTCGACGCCCCCCTGCGGGCGCACGTCCTCGACGCGCTCGCGCGGGCCCGGCGCACCACCACCCTCGTGGTGGTCAGCCACGACCTCGCCGCCGTCGCGGCCCTGTGCGAGCGCACCGCCGTCGTCCACGCCGGTCGCCTCGTGGAGGACCGCCTCACGCGCGACGTCCTCACCGACCCGCGCCACGAGGCCGCTCGCGAGCTCGTCGACGCGCTGCCGCGCCTGCCGTCGTCGTCCGCGCCGCTCCCGTCGTCCGCGCCGCTCCCGTCGTCCCGCGAGGACAGCCCGCACCTCACCTGA
- a CDS encoding ABC transporter substrate-binding protein: protein MARWSNVETLVTLDEDGDAQPLLATAWQQVDDTTWRFTVRQGVQFHDGQALTAAAVVGSLTAAASASPPPRILDGVGLTAEVDPAAPDEAVLVRTTGADPLLPQRLSSPQLAIMSPAAYSTDGSGTTVVDPVRHATGPFVLTAVNGTSSATLDRFDGYWGQKAAAAGIDAAFVPDGTARAAALRTGTADLVEAVPAGQASLLDPALLHEVKMPRTNTLYLNTSRGAFADPAVRAAARAAIDPQKIVDTVYEGRADAAQGLLGPALPWTADRPQRTPVAAPAGAATGRTITIGTFTDRAELPEVAVQLQAQLEAAGFTVRQDVREYAQIEADALAGTFDAFILSRATVLDSGDPVAYLASDFSCEGSFNISQFCDPGVDAAIAEASATPAGPERRAAVLAAEKLILDADAAVPMLHERVLQGEQPGVADAARDPRERALVTTRTTVGATAS, encoded by the coding sequence ATGGCGCGCTGGTCGAACGTCGAGACGCTGGTCACCCTCGACGAGGACGGCGACGCGCAGCCCCTGCTCGCCACCGCCTGGCAGCAGGTGGACGACACCACCTGGCGCTTCACCGTCCGCCAGGGCGTGCAGTTCCACGACGGGCAGGCGCTCACCGCCGCCGCCGTCGTCGGTTCCCTGACCGCGGCGGCCTCCGCGTCCCCTCCCCCGCGCATCCTCGACGGCGTGGGGCTGACCGCCGAGGTGGACCCGGCCGCCCCCGACGAGGCCGTGCTCGTGCGGACCACCGGTGCCGACCCGCTCCTGCCGCAGCGCCTCTCCAGCCCCCAGCTGGCGATCATGTCCCCGGCCGCCTACTCCACCGACGGCTCCGGGACCACGGTGGTCGACCCGGTCCGCCACGCCACCGGGCCGTTCGTGCTGACCGCCGTCAACGGCACCTCGAGCGCCACCCTGGACCGCTTCGACGGCTACTGGGGCCAGAAGGCGGCCGCCGCGGGCATCGACGCGGCGTTCGTGCCGGACGGCACCGCGCGCGCCGCCGCGCTGCGCACGGGCACCGCGGACCTCGTCGAGGCCGTCCCCGCGGGCCAGGCCTCCCTGCTCGACCCGGCCCTGCTGCACGAGGTGAAGATGCCCCGCACCAACACCCTGTACCTGAACACCTCCCGCGGCGCCTTCGCCGACCCGGCGGTGCGCGCCGCGGCGCGCGCGGCGATCGACCCGCAGAAGATCGTCGACACCGTCTACGAGGGCCGCGCCGACGCCGCGCAGGGCCTGCTCGGCCCGGCGCTGCCGTGGACGGCGGACCGCCCGCAGCGCACCCCCGTGGCCGCGCCGGCCGGCGCCGCGACCGGGAGGACCATCACCATCGGCACCTTCACCGACCGCGCCGAGCTCCCCGAGGTGGCGGTGCAGCTGCAGGCCCAGCTCGAGGCCGCCGGGTTCACGGTGCGGCAGGACGTGCGCGAGTACGCCCAGATCGAGGCCGACGCCCTGGCGGGGACGTTCGACGCCTTCATCCTGTCGCGGGCCACGGTGCTCGACTCCGGTGACCCGGTGGCCTACCTGGCCAGCGACTTCAGCTGCGAGGGCTCCTTCAACATCTCGCAGTTCTGCGACCCCGGCGTCGACGCCGCCATCGCCGAGGCCTCGGCCACGCCCGCCGGCCCCGAGCGCCGCGCGGCCGTGCTGGCCGCCGAGAAGCTCATCCTCGACGCCGACGCCGCGGTGCCGATGCTCCACGAGCGCGTGCTCCAGGGCGAGCAGCCGGGGGTGGCGGACGCCGCGCGCGACCCGCGCGAGCGCGCCCTGGTCACCACCCGCACGACGGTCGGGGCCACCGCGTCGTGA
- a CDS encoding ABC transporter permease subunit, which produces MRRVQGALSSGALASGALVGVSRLGALAAALVVVGALPWLSGRDPALTVLRARSEEQVATPEALASVREDLGLAPTAGGQLLRWASGVARGDLGDSWVSGRPVLPDVISGLAVSLTLMGFAIAVAAVVAAALVAPALRAAVRGDSRRSGGAAAALLTSLPEFLLATALLVVLAVQLRWLPPYGWEGPQHAVLPALALGLPAGGLLGRLLSDAVSSAAAEPWAATWATAGTTRARLAGGLLLRAVPGVAPQVGMVLVGLAGGAVAVERIFAVPGIGRTSLGAAGAQDAPLLQGCVLALLVVGVACGAGAALLRRLVLGRALRTAGLSVAEPEAAHGWGARTVPVVCAVLLVGTTVAGLLRDPYAPEHSRLAPPSLALPLGADASGRDLLARVGHGAASTIGTAVLVCALAAAVGIAAGLLPRLSTGPVEVANAAPPVLAGLVTAAVLGPSSLGAAVAVLAVSWAPLAAHTAALVTEARAQPHVRVMPLLGVGRARLLLVHVLPDVLPPVLRHAALRLPGVALALASLGFLGLGPQPPAPGWGLVLAEGMPYVERAPWAVLAPAASLVALSVLAVTLSSLGGSSTGGASAGSLRRWRRTPATSPALSSGNDASSSQGSALAGPVGSEASTTEPTSQLPSSTATPPQVETRP; this is translated from the coding sequence GTGAGGCGTGTCCAGGGCGCTCTGTCCTCCGGCGCGCTGGCCTCCGGTGCGCTGGTCGGCGTCTCGCGCCTGGGGGCGCTGGCGGCGGCGCTCGTCGTCGTCGGCGCCCTCCCGTGGCTGTCGGGGCGCGACCCCGCGCTGACCGTGCTGCGGGCCCGGTCCGAGGAGCAGGTGGCCACTCCCGAGGCGCTCGCGTCCGTGCGGGAGGACCTCGGCCTGGCCCCCACCGCCGGGGGCCAGCTCCTGCGGTGGGCGTCCGGGGTGGCCCGCGGAGACCTGGGTGACTCCTGGGTCAGCGGCCGGCCCGTGCTGCCCGACGTGATCAGCGGGCTCGCGGTGTCCCTGACGCTCATGGGCTTCGCGATCGCGGTGGCCGCGGTGGTCGCTGCCGCCCTGGTGGCCCCGGCGCTGCGGGCAGCCGTGCGCGGGGACTCGCGCCGCAGCGGCGGTGCTGCTGCCGCGCTGCTGACCTCCCTGCCGGAGTTCCTGCTGGCCACGGCCCTGCTGGTGGTGCTCGCCGTGCAGCTGCGCTGGCTGCCGCCCTACGGCTGGGAGGGACCCCAGCACGCGGTGCTGCCGGCGCTGGCCCTCGGCCTGCCCGCGGGCGGCCTGCTCGGCCGCCTCCTCTCCGACGCCGTCAGCTCCGCCGCCGCCGAGCCCTGGGCGGCGACGTGGGCGACCGCGGGCACCACCCGGGCCCGCCTGGCGGGCGGCCTCCTGCTGCGCGCCGTGCCGGGCGTCGCCCCGCAGGTCGGCATGGTGCTCGTGGGACTGGCCGGTGGCGCCGTGGCCGTCGAGCGGATCTTCGCCGTCCCCGGCATCGGCCGCACCAGCCTGGGGGCCGCCGGCGCGCAGGACGCGCCGCTGCTGCAGGGGTGCGTCCTGGCGCTGCTCGTGGTGGGTGTCGCCTGCGGCGCCGGCGCGGCACTGCTGCGCCGCCTGGTGCTGGGACGGGCGCTGCGGACCGCGGGGCTGTCCGTGGCCGAGCCCGAGGCCGCACACGGCTGGGGCGCCCGCACGGTCCCCGTGGTCTGCGCCGTGCTGCTCGTCGGCACCACGGTGGCCGGGCTGCTGCGCGACCCCTACGCCCCCGAGCACTCCCGGCTGGCACCGCCGAGCCTCGCGCTGCCGCTGGGCGCTGACGCCTCCGGGAGGGACCTCCTGGCCCGCGTCGGGCACGGAGCCGCCTCGACCATCGGCACCGCGGTGCTCGTCTGCGCGCTCGCCGCGGCCGTCGGCATCGCCGCCGGGCTGCTGCCACGCCTGTCCACCGGCCCCGTCGAGGTGGCCAACGCCGCCCCGCCGGTGCTCGCCGGTCTCGTCACCGCCGCGGTCCTCGGGCCGAGCTCGCTCGGGGCGGCGGTCGCCGTGCTGGCCGTCTCCTGGGCCCCGCTGGCAGCGCACACCGCCGCGCTGGTCACCGAGGCCCGCGCCCAGCCGCACGTGCGCGTGATGCCGCTGCTGGGGGTGGGTCGGGCCCGCCTCCTCCTCGTCCACGTGCTGCCGGACGTGCTGCCCCCCGTGCTGCGCCACGCGGCGCTGCGCCTGCCGGGCGTCGCGCTGGCGCTGGCGTCGCTGGGGTTCCTGGGCCTCGGGCCGCAGCCGCCGGCCCCCGGCTGGGGCCTCGTGCTGGCGGAGGGGATGCCCTACGTGGAGCGGGCGCCCTGGGCCGTGCTCGCCCCGGCCGCCTCCCTCGTCGCGCTGTCCGTCCTGGCCGTGACCCTGTCGTCCCTGGGCGGCTCGTCGACGGGCGGCGCCTCGGCGGGCTCGCTCCGCAGGTGGCGTCGCACGCCCGCCACGAGCCCGGCGCTGAGCAGCGGGAACGACGCCAGCAGCAGCCAGGGGAGCGCTCTGGCCGGGCCGGTCGGGTCGGAGGCGTCCACCACGGAGCCCACCAGCCAGCTGCCCAGCAGCACGGCCACGCCGCCGCAGGTCGAGACCAGGCCGTAG
- a CDS encoding FAD-binding oxidoreductase: protein MTDALPELPQLDSPRRRVPPTGAKRPWQTGTVTEVRQETPHAKTFRVQLEQWQPHLPGQNYLVRLTAPDGYRAQRSYSVASPPEDPGVVELTVDRLPDGEVSGYLHEHVAVGDPLEVRGPFGGWFVWRGDRPALLVGGGSGLVPLVCVLRSRAARLVAGRDSAPVHLVAAARTREELFYSGELTGAFADLTTAVLSREDDDASGRPAGRLRADDLLPAADRLGALRASGGPGADVFLCGSTPFTTAAEQLLVEVGVPAESIRVERFGPS from the coding sequence GTGACTGATGCGCTCCCCGAGCTGCCGCAGCTCGACTCCCCGCGGCGCCGCGTGCCCCCGACCGGCGCCAAGCGCCCGTGGCAGACCGGCACCGTCACCGAGGTCCGCCAGGAGACGCCGCACGCGAAGACGTTCCGCGTGCAGCTGGAGCAGTGGCAGCCCCACCTGCCCGGGCAGAACTACCTCGTGCGCCTCACCGCGCCCGACGGCTACCGCGCGCAGCGCTCGTACAGCGTCGCGAGCCCCCCGGAGGACCCGGGCGTGGTGGAGCTGACGGTCGACAGGCTCCCGGACGGCGAGGTGTCGGGCTACCTGCACGAGCACGTCGCGGTCGGTGATCCGCTGGAGGTCCGCGGACCGTTCGGCGGCTGGTTCGTGTGGCGCGGTGACCGACCGGCGCTGCTCGTGGGTGGCGGCTCGGGTCTGGTTCCGCTGGTGTGCGTGCTGCGGTCTCGCGCGGCTCGCCTGGTCGCAGGTCGCGACAGCGCGCCCGTGCACCTGGTCGCTGCGGCGCGCACGCGCGAGGAGCTCTTCTACTCCGGCGAGCTCACCGGCGCCTTCGCCGACCTCACCACCGCGGTGCTGTCCCGCGAGGACGACGACGCCAGCGGTCGCCCCGCCGGCCGCCTGCGCGCCGACGACCTGCTGCCGGCCGCCGACCGCCTCGGTGCGCTGCGCGCCAGTGGTGGCCCGGGTGCCGACGTGTTCCTGTGCGGGTCCACGCCCTTCACGACGGCGGCCGAGCAGCTGCTGGTGGAGGTCGGCGTGCCCGCGGAGTCCATCCGCGTGGAGCGCTTCGGCCCCTCCTGA
- a CDS encoding sulfite oxidase-like oxidoreductase yields the protein MSTSSTGFTGRRGRDPRLPPGQYDVGSSWPVLTAEATPNVSTGTWTFRVDGEVTAPRTWTWDDVHALPSSSYEGDIHCVTTWSKLGTSFTGVSLDALLDQVEVLPSATHVLAWSSSGYTTNLPLADVTGGKAWLVWEHEGAPLTAEHGGPVRMLVPHLYFWKSTKWVAGLRLLDHDEPGFWERNGYHDRGEPWAEQRYAGD from the coding sequence GTGAGCACCTCCAGCACAGGCTTCACCGGGCGGCGCGGCCGCGACCCCCGGCTGCCTCCCGGCCAGTACGACGTGGGCAGCTCCTGGCCGGTGCTGACCGCCGAGGCGACGCCGAACGTCAGCACCGGCACGTGGACCTTCCGGGTGGACGGCGAGGTCACCGCACCCCGCACGTGGACCTGGGACGACGTGCACGCGCTGCCGTCGTCGTCCTACGAGGGCGACATCCACTGCGTCACCACCTGGAGCAAGCTGGGGACCAGCTTCACCGGGGTCAGCCTCGACGCGCTGCTGGACCAGGTCGAGGTGCTGCCCAGCGCCACGCACGTGCTGGCGTGGAGCAGCAGCGGCTACACCACCAACCTGCCCCTGGCGGACGTGACCGGCGGGAAGGCGTGGCTCGTGTGGGAGCACGAGGGGGCGCCGCTGACCGCCGAGCACGGCGGACCGGTGCGGATGCTCGTGCCGCACCTGTACTTCTGGAAGTCCACCAAGTGGGTCGCCGGGCTGCGCCTGCTCGACCACGACGAGCCGGGCTTCTGGGAGCGCAACGGGTACCACGACCGCGGCGAGCCGTGGGCCGAGCAGCGGTACGCCGGTGACTGA
- the serB gene encoding phosphoserine phosphatase SerB: MPKSPSTLLATLTGTDRPGVTAAVLGALAGRGLEVLDVEQHVVRGHLTLALLTTRGPSSTGDDDRAAELERALRAAAAPFDLEVTTTPGGSSDDPAAGVVVPSGPRSHVTVLAAPLRPEQLALVAGTVADAGASIDAVRSLATATPDHPVTCLELDVRGAEPAALRRDLAAVAASAGVDVAVSPAGLVRHGRRLVVLDVDSTLIQDEVIELIAAHAGPEAQRAVAEVTERAMRGELDFAESLHERVKALAGLDARILAEVRAAVRLTPGAEVLCSVLQRLGFVMALVSGGFAEVVEPLAASLGIARVRANRLEVVDGRLTGRVLGDVVDRAGKATALREFARAEGLDLDRTVAVGDGANDLDMIAAAGLGVAFNAKPLVREQADASLNNPYLDSVLHLLGISREEADEVRRPVSGGAGAGEHAADLQGAVALRPLRREDLPLLGRWLDEPRVARWWPDEHTPEALERDYGPGIDGTDPISLALALTAGGRAFGFVQTYRYDDEPASRAALEALLPVPAGALGIDYLIGEPDLQGRGLGVAVIAAAAAEGLVRHPDAPEVLVSVPLGNRASWRALEKAGFERAAAGEMTPDNPLDPRDHVVYRLARVGDGSTATSASTCRSGAAGMGA, from the coding sequence GTGCCGAAGAGCCCCAGCACCCTGCTCGCGACCCTCACCGGCACCGACAGGCCCGGCGTCACCGCTGCGGTGCTGGGGGCGCTGGCCGGCCGCGGCCTGGAGGTGCTCGACGTCGAGCAGCACGTGGTCCGCGGCCACCTCACGCTCGCGCTGCTCACCACGCGCGGACCGTCCAGCACCGGTGACGACGACCGCGCGGCCGAGCTGGAGCGGGCGCTGCGCGCCGCCGCCGCCCCCTTCGACCTCGAGGTCACCACCACCCCCGGCGGCAGCAGCGACGACCCGGCCGCCGGCGTCGTCGTCCCGAGCGGTCCCCGCTCGCACGTCACGGTGCTGGCTGCGCCCCTGCGACCCGAGCAGCTGGCGCTGGTGGCCGGCACCGTCGCCGACGCGGGCGCGTCGATCGACGCCGTCCGCAGCCTCGCCACCGCCACCCCCGACCACCCCGTCACCTGCCTGGAGCTCGACGTGCGGGGCGCCGAGCCGGCCGCGCTGCGCCGCGACCTCGCCGCCGTCGCCGCGAGCGCCGGGGTGGACGTGGCCGTCTCACCGGCGGGGCTGGTGCGGCACGGGCGGCGGCTGGTGGTGCTCGACGTCGACTCGACGCTCATCCAGGACGAGGTGATCGAGCTCATCGCGGCGCACGCCGGCCCGGAGGCGCAGCGCGCGGTGGCGGAGGTCACCGAGCGGGCGATGCGCGGCGAGCTCGACTTCGCGGAGTCGCTGCACGAGCGCGTCAAGGCCCTCGCGGGGCTCGACGCCCGCATCCTCGCCGAGGTGCGCGCCGCGGTGCGGCTGACGCCGGGCGCGGAGGTGCTGTGCTCGGTGCTGCAGCGGCTCGGGTTCGTCATGGCGCTGGTCTCGGGCGGGTTCGCCGAGGTGGTGGAGCCGCTGGCGGCGAGCCTGGGCATCGCCCGGGTGCGCGCCAACCGCCTGGAGGTCGTCGACGGCCGGCTCACGGGCCGGGTCCTGGGTGACGTGGTCGACCGGGCCGGCAAGGCGACGGCGCTCCGCGAGTTCGCCCGCGCCGAGGGGCTCGACCTGGACCGCACGGTGGCCGTCGGCGACGGCGCCAACGACCTCGACATGATCGCCGCCGCGGGGCTGGGCGTGGCGTTCAACGCCAAGCCGCTCGTGCGCGAGCAGGCGGACGCGTCGCTCAACAACCCCTACCTCGACAGCGTGCTGCACCTGCTGGGCATCAGCCGCGAGGAGGCCGACGAGGTGCGGCGTCCCGTCAGCGGCGGCGCGGGGGCCGGCGAGCACGCTGCTGACCTGCAGGGCGCGGTGGCGCTGCGCCCGCTGCGCCGGGAGGACCTCCCCCTGCTGGGCCGCTGGCTCGACGAGCCGCGCGTCGCCCGGTGGTGGCCGGACGAGCACACGCCCGAGGCCCTCGAGCGCGACTACGGGCCCGGCATCGACGGCACCGACCCCATCTCCCTGGCGCTGGCGCTGACGGCCGGGGGCCGCGCGTTCGGCTTCGTGCAGACCTACCGCTACGACGACGAGCCCGCCAGCCGCGCGGCGCTGGAGGCCCTGCTGCCCGTGCCGGCCGGGGCGCTGGGGATCGACTACCTCATCGGCGAGCCCGACCTGCAGGGACGGGGCCTGGGCGTCGCCGTCATCGCGGCGGCCGCGGCGGAGGGCCTCGTGCGCCACCCCGACGCGCCCGAGGTCCTGGTCTCCGTGCCGCTGGGCAACCGCGCCTCCTGGCGGGCGCTGGAGAAGGCCGGCTTCGAGCGGGCCGCCGCAGGTGAGATGACTCCTGACAACCCCCTCGACCCGCGCGACCACGTGGTCTACCGGCTGGCCCGGGTCGGCGACGGCTCGACGGCCACCTCCGCCTCGACGTGCCGCTCAGGGGCTGCTGGGATGGGCGCGTGA
- a CDS encoding LLM class F420-dependent oxidoreductase — protein sequence MRERYPVRIGVQVQPQHSDYAGIRRTVAAVEELGVDVAFNWDHFYPLYGEPDGLHFECWSLLAAWAEATERVEIGALVTCNSYRNPELLADMARTVDHISAKGGEGRLILGIGSGWFEKDYDEYGYEFGTAGGRLDQLGEALPRIESRLSKLNPAPTRHIPVLIGGGGEKKTLRMVGKHADAWHSFGDAETFTRKSGILDRWAREAGREPVAVERSIGVEGTSDPAEAGEDLLGRGATLFTIGAGGPDYDFGRLRDWLAWRDEKNA from the coding sequence CTGCGCGAGCGCTACCCCGTCCGCATCGGCGTCCAGGTCCAGCCGCAGCACTCCGACTACGCCGGCATCCGCCGCACCGTGGCCGCCGTCGAGGAGCTCGGCGTGGACGTCGCGTTCAACTGGGACCACTTCTACCCGCTGTACGGCGAGCCCGACGGCCTGCACTTCGAGTGCTGGAGCCTGCTCGCCGCCTGGGCGGAGGCCACCGAGCGGGTCGAGATCGGCGCGCTGGTGACCTGCAACAGCTATCGCAACCCCGAGCTCCTGGCCGACATGGCCCGCACGGTCGACCACATCTCCGCCAAGGGCGGCGAGGGCCGCCTCATCCTCGGCATCGGCTCCGGCTGGTTCGAGAAGGACTACGACGAGTACGGCTACGAGTTCGGCACCGCCGGCGGCCGCCTGGACCAGCTCGGTGAGGCGCTCCCCCGCATCGAGAGCCGTCTGAGCAAGCTCAACCCGGCGCCCACCCGCCACATCCCCGTGCTCATCGGCGGTGGCGGCGAGAAGAAGACGCTGCGCATGGTCGGCAAGCACGCCGACGCGTGGCACTCCTTCGGCGACGCCGAGACGTTCACCCGCAAGAGCGGGATCCTCGACAGGTGGGCACGCGAGGCCGGCCGCGAGCCGGTGGCCGTCGAGCGCAGCATCGGCGTGGAGGGCACCTCCGACCCGGCCGAGGCCGGCGAGGACCTGCTGGGCCGCGGGGCCACGCTGTTCACCATCGGCGCCGGCGGACCCGACTACGACTTCGGCCGCCTGCGCGACTGGCTCGCCTGGCGCGACGAGAAGAACGCCTGA
- a CDS encoding MetQ/NlpA family ABC transporter substrate-binding protein gives MSTTETRPSTGGTESHGFEVKQRKRWPWVAGGAVAVLAVAAAVVVPRLGGTETANTTPGATLYVATAEGNAREQALIEYIAKDVAPEHGITIAFKALADSNTINRAVSDGEVAGTVYQHKLWLGQVLQANPDFKEEAATPVFRWGFGLWSDKYKTPQEIPQGGTVSLYSDPANEAQGLYVLQQAGLITLKDGVDVGSATVDDIASNPKDLKFTLLDFGAQSRALPDLDAAVGYTEYYLAAKIPLEQQIFAPTPPDEFAGQLTIGSTWKDSDNIKKLVATFQDPKVQEFLANDPSVKGVLLPLDAS, from the coding sequence ATGTCCACCACTGAGACCCGTCCCTCCACCGGCGGCACCGAGAGCCACGGCTTCGAGGTCAAGCAGCGCAAGCGGTGGCCGTGGGTCGCCGGTGGGGCGGTGGCCGTGCTGGCCGTCGCGGCCGCCGTGGTGGTCCCCCGCCTCGGCGGCACCGAGACCGCCAACACCACCCCCGGCGCCACGCTCTACGTGGCCACCGCCGAGGGCAACGCCCGCGAGCAGGCGCTCATCGAGTACATCGCGAAGGACGTCGCCCCGGAGCACGGCATCACGATCGCGTTCAAGGCCCTGGCGGACTCGAACACCATCAACCGCGCCGTCAGCGACGGCGAGGTGGCCGGCACCGTCTACCAGCACAAGCTGTGGCTGGGGCAGGTGCTGCAGGCCAACCCCGACTTCAAGGAGGAGGCGGCCACCCCGGTCTTCCGGTGGGGCTTCGGGCTGTGGTCGGACAAGTACAAGACGCCCCAGGAGATCCCCCAGGGCGGCACGGTGTCGCTGTACTCCGACCCCGCCAACGAGGCGCAGGGCCTGTATGTGCTGCAGCAGGCCGGGCTCATCACCCTCAAGGACGGCGTGGACGTCGGCTCCGCGACCGTGGACGACATCGCGTCCAACCCGAAGGACCTGAAGTTCACGCTGCTCGACTTCGGCGCGCAGAGCAGGGCCCTGCCCGACCTCGACGCCGCCGTCGGCTACACCGAGTACTACCTCGCCGCCAAGATCCCGCTGGAGCAGCAGATCTTCGCGCCGACCCCGCCGGACGAGTTCGCGGGGCAGCTGACCATCGGCTCCACCTGGAAGGACTCCGACAACATCAAGAAGCTCGTCGCGACCTTCCAGGACCCGAAGGTGCAGGAGTTCCTCGCGAACGACCCGTCCGTGAAGGGCGTGCTGCTGCCGCTGGACGCCAGCTGA